The Euwallacea similis isolate ESF13 chromosome 35, ESF131.1, whole genome shotgun sequence genome has a segment encoding these proteins:
- the LOC136418516 gene encoding lysM and putative peptidoglycan-binding domain-containing protein 2-like: MCNERMKMTTKKKVEVAIPMSLLSFGKSMDRGSYEKLSIRDSARSLKKYGSTSSKHSTRNESYSKHFVSNTDTLQGIALRYNVTIEQIRRANKLWASDSLFLREFLLIPQSDNVSELLTPVENQPASSQSSLSSPISGDNLNQNCDTSVSSSNRRSNSFDDENIGDFLSKIDASIASMKEVVKKVTSTSQFGSDVPLSDQHGRRPQSRLKQQHNNNLSIIEPYTSGTQASVLNTVVTVQQGKQVRTSLERHEQLQAELFEL; the protein is encoded by the exons ATGTGTAACGAAAGGATGAAGATGACAACCAAAAAAAAGGTCGAAGTTGCTAT TCCCATGTCCTTGCTCTCGTTCGGCAAGAGTATGGACCGGGGCTCTTACGAGAAGCTCTCCATCCGAGACAGTGCAAGATCTTTAAAGAAGTATGGCTCCACAAGCAGCAAACACAGCACAAGGAATGAGAGTTattcaaaacattttgttAGCAACACGGACACGCTGCAGGGCATCGCTCTTAGATATAATGTAACT ATAGAACAAATACGGCGAGCAAATAAACTATGGGCATCTGACAGCTTGTTTCTCAGAGAGTTCTTATTAATACCCCAAAGTGATAATGTTAGTGAGCTGTTGACTCCTGTAGAGAACCAGCCAGCGAGTTCACAGTCATCCTTGTCTAGCCCCATCAGTGGCGATAATTTGAACCAAAACTGTGACACATCTGTGTCAAGCAGCAATAGAAGGAGTAACAGCTTTGATGATGAAAATATTGGTGATTTCCTGAGCAAGATTGATGCTTCCATTGCCAGCATGAAGGAGGTGGTCAAAAAGGTGACCAGCACAAGCCA ATTTGGATCTGACGTACCATTATCAGACCAACATGGCCGCAGACCACAATCTCGCCTCAAACAGCAACACAACAACAACTTGTCTATAATAGAGCCCTACACCTCTGGGACGCAGGCTTCGGTGCTTAATACTGTAGTGACCGTGCAGCAGGGTAAACAGGTCCGAACAAGTCTTGAACGGCACGAACAGCTACAGGCCGAGTTATTTGAGTTGTAG